The genomic interval GCCGCGGCGGGCAGCGCGCAGATCACCTGGTCTGCGGTCACGCCCGGCGTGTGGCCGGTCAGTTGCAGCGCATAAGGTCCGCCCGCCGATGCCGATGCCGTCGGCAAGACCGGCGTGATCGTCGCTGCGCGCGCCGCGGGTCCGTCCGCACGGGCATGCGTAATGGAGGTGACCGCACTGCGGCGGCGGATCGAAGCCGCCGGCAGCGCCGAGACGATGGCGCGGGGCAGTGCCTCGAGCCCGTCGGGGAGCGAACGGAACGGTCCGTCGCGGCGCGCGGCGGAGCGCGCGGCGTTCACCACGCGCATGCCCCGGATCACGCTGCCATGCACGCGCTCGGCCTCGACAAGACGCGGGAAGAGCGCCCGCATCGACAGCCGCTCCACGTTGCCGGCGTGGATGCCGGCGAGCAGCGGCTCGGCCAGGATGTCGACGGCTTCGCGTCCGAAACGGCGCCGAAAGAACGCGGCGATGGATTCGTCTTCGGTGTGTGCGCGCCCGCCCCGCCCCAGCAGGTCGAGCGTCATCCGCAACCGGCCGGACCAGGAAATGTGATCGCTTCCGGCGAGCGCCGCGAGGCTGGCCGGTATCCCGAACGGCGCACCGTGGGGCAGCGGCCGGAGCCGGCCGCGGCGCAGCACGTAGGCGCGGCGGGGTGGCAGCATCGGCACGAGACGGTCGGCCAGGTCCAGCTCGCGGCACAGCTCGATGGCCGCCGGCTTCTCGACGAGCAGCGAGTCGGCGCCGGCATCGAGGGTGAAGCCGTCCACCCGCTCGGTTCGGATCAGCCCGCCGAGGCGGTCGGACGATTCGAACAGAAGGAACGGCACGCCCTGCCGCTGCAGTTCGAATGCCGCCGCCAGACCGCTGATCCCCCCGCCGACGACGGCGAACGGGACGTGGTCCATCAGTGACGTCCGAAGCCGTAGCCACCCTGATGCACGAAGCGGGCGAGCGCCTGCACGTGCTCGACCGGCGTCTCCGGGAGGATGCCGTGTCCCAGGTTGAAGATGTGGCCTGGGCGGCGGCCGGCGCGCATCAGTACGTCCTCCGCTCCGGCGAGCATCCGATCGACCGGTCCGAGCAGTAGTGTCGGGTCGAGGTTGCCCTGCACCGCGCGAGTTGTCCCGATCCGCTCCCATGCCTCGTCGAGGGGAACGCGCCAGTCGACGCCGATGACGTCGCCTCCCGCGTCGGTCATGACGTCGAGAAGGGTCGCGGTCCCGGTGCCGAAGTGGAGGACCGGCACGCCGGTGGCGGCGACGGCGGAGAGGATGCGGCGCGTGTGCGGCGCGGCGAACTCCTGGTAGTCGTCCGGGCTCAGGGCGCCGACCCAGGAGTCGAACAACTGAATCGCCTGCGCCCCCGCCTCCACCTGGGCGACGAGGTAGTCGCCGAGGACGGTCGCGAAGGCGTTGCACAGCCGGTGCCATGCCTCCGGATCCCCGTACATGAGCGCCTTCGTCTTTGCGTAGTTGCGCGATCCGCCTCCCTCGATGGCGTAGGAGGCAAGCGTGAACGGCGCGCCGCCGAAGCCGATCAGGGGCACGCGGTCCTCCAGCTCGCGTGCGAGAATCCGGATGGTCGCCAGAACATGTCCCAGCGACTCGCGCGGGTCGACGGTTCGGAGCCTGTCGATGTCGGCGGCGCTCCGGATCGGACTCCTGATGACCGGCCCTTCGCCCGCCTGAAAGTCGAACGGGATCCCCATGGGGGCGAGTGGCAGCAGCAGGTCCGAAAAAAGGATGGCGGCATCGACGTCGAGTTGCTCGACCGGTTGCAGGGTCACCTGCGCGGCCAGCTCCGGCTGCGCGCAGATCTCCAGCAGCGTGTGCCGCGCGCGGATCTCGCGGTAGTCCGCCATGTAGCGGCCGGCCTGCCGCATGAACCAGACCGGTGTCGCGTCGACCGGTTCGCGGCGGCAGGCACGGAGGAAGCGATCGTTCACCTCGTCGATCGTACACCGCGGCGGATCCGTGCTAGCCTTCCGCTCCGGCGCGGTTGTGAGGCGCCGCCCGACGCAATGCCTTACCTTCGATTCCTGCGCGACGACCGGGGTTACGAACACACCTACGTGCTCCACGGGTTTCAGTCCGGTTCCCGCCCGTCTCTCTTGTACTGGTTCCGAACGCCCCCGAACCTCTCGGTGGGTCGTGAGCCCCTGGACGAGGAGGCGCTGCGGGCGATCGAGGAGAGCCACCCCGAATTAACGTTCGACTGGTCGAAGATGACGAAGGCGACCCGTCCCGTCCCGCCGCCCCCGGACAAGGGTGCGAGGGCACGGGGCCGCCGTCGTGAGAGAGCCCGCGGAGCTCGGGCGGCATCGGAGTCCGCGGCGGCGGAAGCGCGGCCGGTAGTCGGACCGGATAAGTTGATGCCGTCCGACGCGGGAGTTCGCCCGTCGGAAGCGGTACCGCCGGCTGATGATACGCCGCCGTCCGACGAGGTGAATGAAGTGCCTGTCGAGCCGGAAGCGACGTCCTCCGGAGAAGAGGAAGCGGTCGAACCGGATGAGCATCCCGTGGCGGCGTTGTTGGGGGAGGACGCGCTGAACGCGCTTCGCATGCGGTACGCCGAGCTCTGCGAACTGTTGGCGGAGAGCGACCTGGAGCCAGCGGATCAGGTGGCCGTCACGGCGCGCCTGGAATCGCTCAATCCGGACGCGTGGCGTCCCGGAGAGGAAACCGTGGTCGGGATCGAGCGTTTCGACGGGGAGGCGGCGGCCATCCGCGACACGCTGGACGACTGACCGAAAGGCGCTCGACGTCGCGACGAACGGCGCTATAATTGCAGAGTCATGACTAAAGGGAACCTTGGAGCGGTCAGGTTCCGGGGCTTTCCGGCGGCGTTGCTGATCGCGGCCCTCGGTGTCGGGGTCGGGGTCGGCGCGCAGGCTCCCCAGGCTCCGGATCAGGTCGCGGACACCGCGAGCGATCCATCACCCATTTTCCGGTCGGGCGTGACGTTGGTGACGACCGACGTCATCGTGCGGGATGGAGACGGCGTCTTCCTCGCCGATCTGACCGAGAACGACTTCCGCGTCTGGGAAGACGACGTCGAGCAGGAAGTAGCGTCGCTGGTGCTCGTCCATGGCGGTCGCGTCTTCAATCAGTTGCTGCCGCCCCCGCCGCCGCAGGAGGGCATCATCCTGCCTCCCACCCGGGCGGTGAGCGAGACGGCGGGGCGGATCTTCGTCATCCTGGTGGACGACCTGCACATCGAGACCAGCAAGACGCCACGCGCTCGCGCCATCTTCGAGCAGTTGGCCGACAACCTCATCCACGAGGGCGACATGTTCGGCATCGTCTC from Acidobacteriota bacterium carries:
- the hemG gene encoding protoporphyrinogen oxidase; its protein translation is MDHVPFAVVGGGISGLAAAFELQRQGVPFLLFESSDRLGGLIRTERVDGFTLDAGADSLLVEKPAAIELCRELDLADRLVPMLPPRRAYVLRRGRLRPLPHGAPFGIPASLAALAGSDHISWSGRLRMTLDLLGRGGRAHTEDESIAAFFRRRFGREAVDILAEPLLAGIHAGNVERLSMRALFPRLVEAERVHGSVIRGMRVVNAARSAARRDGPFRSLPDGLEALPRAIVSALPAASIRRRSAVTSITHARADGPAARAATITPVLPTASASAGGPYALQLTGHTPGVTADQVICALPAAATAQLVGGMNEPIARLCRLLPTTSTAVVALAFPRGAVAHRLDGSGFVVPRTEGAFSILAATWISSKWPARAPDGQVLLRGFVGGARAPELLDRSDDDLIELVNDDLARLLGIRGAPSLTRVYRWIDANPQIETGHIDRLARIDERLASLPGLRIVGAAFRGVGIPDCVAAGRAAARGAVEEYRRSTAGVRLEATS
- the hemE gene encoding uroporphyrinogen decarboxylase, which gives rise to MNDRFLRACRREPVDATPVWFMRQAGRYMADYREIRARHTLLEICAQPELAAQVTLQPVEQLDVDAAILFSDLLLPLAPMGIPFDFQAGEGPVIRSPIRSAADIDRLRTVDPRESLGHVLATIRILARELEDRVPLIGFGGAPFTLASYAIEGGGSRNYAKTKALMYGDPEAWHRLCNAFATVLGDYLVAQVEAGAQAIQLFDSWVGALSPDDYQEFAAPHTRRILSAVAATGVPVLHFGTGTATLLDVMTDAGGDVIGVDWRVPLDEAWERIGTTRAVQGNLDPTLLLGPVDRMLAGAEDVLMRAGRRPGHIFNLGHGILPETPVEHVQALARFVHQGGYGFGRH